From Coregonus clupeaformis isolate EN_2021a unplaced genomic scaffold, ASM2061545v1 scaf0015, whole genome shotgun sequence, one genomic window encodes:
- the LOC121556121 gene encoding cyclic nucleotide-gated cation channel — protein sequence MTGQVLGEGTELASQRLSVKTWLDEECERADSNLSHLSRGQSMCDDTSSELQRMAVIDRRGLTSQNSFRGRGAMSRLVSMVVTLREWAHKSLVEEQERPDSFLERFRGPELQAPPSRISQSRPDAEPMDRNDHIHTKSPGMLIVSPADDMYYHWLLIISTAVLYNWCLLVARACFDELQTSGAIVWLVLDYLCDGLYILDTAVRLRTGFLEQGLLVKDLSKLRDSYLKTVQFKLDLLSILPTDLFYLSLGIHTPLLRFNRLLRFNRMFEFFDRTETRTSYPNAFRITNLVLYILVIIHWNACIYYSFSKALGLGSDSWVYPNQTTLSRGYIYCLYWSTLTLTTIGETPPPVRDEEFLFVVFDFLVGVLIFASIVGNVGAMISNMNATRAEFQSRIDQVKHYMQFRHVSRDLEHRVIRWFDYLWTNQKAVDEQEVLKSLPNKLRAEIAINVHLETLKKVRIFQDCEAGLLVELVLKLRPQVFSPGDYICRKGDIGKEMYIIKDGRLAVVGDDGATQLAMLTSGSCFGEISILNIRGSKMGNRRTANIRSLGYSDLFCLSKRDLTEALSDFPHARTQLEQRGRDILRKEGLLDEEGGVSLGVEEMEEKVEKLEACVDHLQTRLARLQMEYATAQQRLKQRITVLERSVGTAVTVGSGFLSDADGNESGGDDGARSEINIRL from the exons AGGCCAGTCTATGTGCGATGACACGTCTTCAGAACTACAACGGATGGCTGTCATTGACCGGAGAGGACTCACCTCCCAGAACTCCTTCAGGGGGAGAGGAGCCATGTCCAG gctgGTCAGCATGGTGGTGACTTTGAGAGAGTGGGCTCATAAGAGTTTGGTTGAGGAGCAGGAGAGACCTGATTCGTTCCTGGAGAGGTTCCGAGGCCCTGAGCTGCAGGCTCCGCCCAGCAGGATCAGCCAATCACGACCTGACGCTGAGCCCATGGACCGCAATGACCACATACACAC TAAGAGTCCAGGTATGTTGATAGTATCTCCAGCTGATGATATGTATTACCACTGGCTCCTCATCATCTCCACCGCTGTGCTCTACAACTGGTGTCTCCTGGTGGCCAG GGCGTGTTTTGATGAGCTTCAGACCAGTGGTGCCATCGTGTGGCTGGTGTTGGACTATCTGTGTGACGGTCTCTACATCCTGGACACGGCCGTCAGGCTACgcacag GATTCCTGGAGCAGGGTCTGTTGGTGAAGGACCTGTCCAAGCTGAGAGACAGTTATCTGAAGACGGTTCAGTTTAAACTAGACCTGCTGTCTATCCTGCCTACTGACCTGTTCTACCTGTCTCTGGGAATACACACTCCCCTTCTCCGCTTCAACAGACTGCTGCGGTTCAACCGCATGTTTGAGTTCTTCGACCGTACAGAGACTAGGACCAGCTACCCCAACGCCTTCCGCATCACTAACCTGGTCCTTTACATACTG GTGATCATCCACTGGAACGCCTGCATATACTACTCCTTCTCCAAGGCCCTGGGGCTGGGGTCTGATTCCTGGGTGTACCCCAACCAGACCACTCTGTCCCGGGGTTACATCTACTGCCTCTACTGGTCCACCCTCACCCTCACCACCATAGGAGAGACACCACCACCCGTACGAGATGAGGAGTTCCTCTTCGTGGTCTTTGACTTCCTG GTGGGAGTGTTGATCTTCGCCAGCATCGTGGGGAACGTAGGAGCCATGATCTCCAACATGAACGCTACGCGGGCAGAGTTCCAGAGCCGCATCGACCAGGTCAAACACTACATGCAGTTCAGACACGTCAGCCGCGACCTGGAGCACCGTGTCATTCGCTGGTTCGACTACCTCTGGACCAATCAGAAGGCGGTAGACGAACAGGAAGTGCTGAAGAGCCTGCCCAATAAGCTGAGGGCTGAGATCGCTATCAATGTGCACCTGGAGACTTTGAAGAAG gTGCGTATCTTCCAGGATTGTGAGGCAGGCCTGCTAGTAGAGTTGGTATTGAAGCTACGTCCCCAGGTCTTCTCTCCAGGAGATTATATCTGTCGTAAAGGAGACATCGGGAAGGAGATGTACATTATTAAAGATGGCCGCCTGGCGGTGGTGGGAGATGATGGAGCTACTCAGCTGGCCATGCTCACCTCAGGAAGCTGCTTCGGGGAGATCAG CATCCTGAACATCCGGGGCAGTAAGATGGGCAACAGGAGAACAGCTAACATCCGTAGCCTTGGTTACTCGGACCTGTTCTGCCTGTCTAAGAGAGATCTGACCGAGGCGCTCAGCGACTTCCCTCATGCTAGAACCCAGTTGGAGCAGAGGGGGCGGGACATCCTCAGGAAGGAGGGGCTACTGGATGAAGAGGGAGGAGTTAGCCTGGGAGTGGAGgaaatggaggagaag GTGGAGAAGTTGGAGGCGTGTGTGGATCATCTCCAGACGCGGTTGGCACGGCTACAAATGGAGTATGCCACCGCGCAGCAACGCCTGAAGCAGCGAATCACGGTTCTGGAACGCAGCGTCGGCACCGCGGTTACCGTCGGAAGCGGCTTCCTGTCTGACGCCGACGGCAACGAGAGTGGTGGTGACGACGGAGCACGCAGTGAGATCAACATCAGACTGTGA